The Pelorhabdus rhamnosifermentans genome includes the window GTATATGGGGGTTTGAGTCAGAGACAAACCTGGGGATCGTTGATCTTTATATCCATTATTTGCGGCGTAAGTTAGCTCTCTTTGGTTATGATTCCTGGATTCGGACGATTCGCGGTGTTGGTTTTATGTTAAAGGAGTAAAAAATGTTTCAAAGAACCCTTAGAAAACTGACTATGCTCAATGCCGGTGTTTTCTTATTGATTTTTATTTTGTTTGGTTATTTAGTGTATGGCTATGTAGCCCATCAATTATTCTCTGATGTGGATGATGCGTTGCGCTATAAGATGGAAGCAACTCACCTAGTTAACGGACAGATACACCTAATTGCCAATCAACCTTGGCTGTTAGATCCGCAGGTGTTTTTATTTTTGCGGGATTCTGATGGCAATAGTATTCCCTATCATCCGGCTTCACTAGCGGATTTAAATGAACTTCAGACATTTATTATGCAAATGAAAAGTAATCCCCTGAAAGTACAAAAAATTAATGAACATCTTTATCGAGTACTTGCTATGCCTTTTACTGCTGAACAGCAAGTTTTACTTAGACCAGACGGTTCGGAGGCGAAAATTGTTCAGGTCATTGCCCTGACTAGAATCGATTCTGAAGTAGCTATGCTCAAGAAACTATTAAATACACTAGTTGCCAGCCTGATTATGGGTGTGTTAGCGATTGCGATTGCAGCCTATTTTTTGGCCAAACGGGCTTTGGTTCCTATTAAAGCGTCCTGGGATAAGCAGCAGCAGTTTGTTGCTGATGCTTCTCATGAATTACGTACACCATTGGCTGTGATTAAAAGTAATACGGAATTATTACTCCGTCATCCTGAACATACAATTGAACAAGAAAGCATCCGTATTACGAATGTTCTTCGAGAAGCTATGCGCATGAAAAAGTTAGTCGTTACCTTATTGACATTAGCTCGCGCTGATGCTAGTCAATTGGAACTTCAGAAGATACCATTTAATATCGGTGAAGTTATTGCAGATGTTGTTGAACAGTTTATACCATTAGCTGAAATCAAAGGGGTACAGTTAAAATTTTCGGTAGACGGTGTCAATGAGATTGAGGCAGACAAAGAACGTCTATTACAATTATTTGCGATATTACTTGATAACGCGTTAAAATATACGTCAAATGAAGGAACTATTTTGATCCATTGTTATCAAAATGCTAACTTCGTTGTCATTCGGATTGAAGATAATGGCTGTGGAATTGCACCGGAAGATTTGCCCCATGTTTTTGATCGCTTTTTTCGTGGCGATAAAGCCCGTTCGCGTGAAAGTGGCGGAGCTGGTTTAGGGCTAGCTATTGCGGATTGGATTGTGAAGCAGCATGGTGGGAAAATCCAGCTTGAAAGTGAACTTGGACTGGGGACGAAAATAGAAATTTGTCTTCCTGTTAAGAGCGTCTAGTGTATAGACGCTCTTTTTAGTATGCTCCACATTATTTACCATGTGGACTCTAAAGAAAATCAAAAAAAAGGTCACTAGAATAGACATATCAACAGATACCACTTTACTTATACGAGGGGGATCGACAGCTATGTCGAAACAACAGAATCGGAAAAGGATTCTTTCCATTTTAATAACAGGCTGGCTAGTCATGAATGCTTCTTTTGTATTTGCTGCCTCGCCCATGATATCGTTAGATGATAGTGTAGCACTGGCTCTAAAAAATAATCCAGCAATTAAAATGGCTGCTGCTGATAAGGATAAAGCTGTCTGGGGGATTGATGAGGTAAAAGCAGGCGGCTTGCCGACCTTATCTTTAACAGGCAGTGACAGCCGTGGCAACAGTGCGCAGGGTGTTGCAAACGGCTTTAATACTTCTCTTCATTTGAGTATGCCTCTTTATACGGGCGGTAGAGTGGAAGGGCAAATTGATCAGGCGAAACTGAATGCCCATAGCGCCGAATTGGGTGTAAATGCGGCCATGGCGCAGACCAAGCTTGATGCAACAACGAAGTATTTCAGTGTGCTGCAAGCCAAAAATATGGTACAAGTCAACCAGGATGCGGTCGACAGTATGATGGCGCATCTGCAAAATGTCGAGGCTCAATATCAAGTGGGAACCGTTGCCAAAGGCGATGTATTGCAGTCAGAGGTTCAGCTGGCCAATGCTCAACAGAACTTGACAAAAGCTCAAAATGCTCATGCTGTTGCGCAGGCTAGTTTTAACAATGTCATTGGTCAAGCACAAGATACGGAAAATTCTTATCAAGATGATTTAAGCTATGTAAAGGTTGATATGTCACTTGATGACAGTATTCAATTGGCACTTACTAATCGTCCTGAAATCGGTCAAGCTGATGACAGCCTTCGTGCCGCTCAGGTTGGGGTGAATGTAGCTGACAGTGGCCGTTTACCAACAGTCAATTTCACAGGTACGGCAGGAAAATCAGGTAGTGATTTTCCGGGAAATAATAACTGGTCTATAGGTATTTCCGCCAATTGGAACTTGTTTGATGGCGGTGTGACAAAGGCACGCGTAGAAGAAGCGAAAAGTACTGTAGCGAAGGCGACTGAACAAGGCAAGCAAACGCGTGATGCCATTGAATTGGAAGTGCGGCAAAATTATTTAAGTATGCAAGAAGCCGAGAAACGCATTGATACCGCCAAGGTTGCTGTCAATCAGGCGACAGAAAATCTAAAAATTGCTGACGAAAAATATGCTGCAGGCGTAGGAACGAATCTGGATGTGATGGATGCGCAGCTGGCCCTTACGCAAGCAAAAACAAATGTTACGCAGGCTCTCTATGATTTCAATGTGTATAAGGCGCAATTAGAAAAAGCGGTTGGCAGTGCGAATTAAAGGAGGCAAAGCCATGACTATCATGCTAAAAAAAGCGCTCAAATATAAGTGGTGGATTCTTGCCGTGGTAGTCATTTTATTGGCTACTAAGGGAGTGCTGTCCTTTTATACGGCTAAGCCGCAGCAAAGTGCTGCTACGACCATTACAGTCAAGTATGGTGACATTAAGTCCGAGGTTTCGGCAACAGGGACGATCTATCCTGTGAATATGGTTGACGTCAGTTCGAAAATATCGGGACTGATTAAAGAAGTAAAAGTCAGCGAGAATGAAGGCGTTCATGCCGGACAAACCCTCATGGTTCTTGATGATACTCATCTGCAGGCACAGGTAGCTCAGGCGGGTGCGAAGTTATCCAATCTTGCCAGCACGTATGAACGAAATCAAAAACTGCACGCCATTGGCGCTGTGTCTGATCAGCAATTAGATGCAACTTATGCTGATTACAGTGTAGCTCAGGCTGCCTATGATGATGCCATATCACAACTAGATGATACGATTATCAAATCACCTATTGACGGTGTTGTTATTGGCAAGCCGATTCCAGCTGGCCAAGCGGTAGCTCCTGGAATTTCATCTCCCATGGTGCTGCTTACTGTGGCAGATATGTCGAAAATGCAAATTCAAACACAAGTGGATGAATCGGATGTTGGTAAGGTACAGGTTGGGCAAAAAGTTACCTTTACTGTGGATGCGGAGCCAGGAAAAACGTTTACAGGTATTGTTTCAAATGTATCGCAAAAAGCTACGATTCAACAAAATGTTGTTTACTATAGTGCTATCGTGGATGTCGATAACCCCGACGATATGCTCAAACCGACCATGACAGCGCGTGTATCTATTAATGTTGGCGAAAACAATCATGCTCTTGCTGTGCCTCTTTCTGTTGTCAAGCTTGTTAATGGTCAACAGACAGTGGCTGTCGTACAAAATGGTCAAGTGCAAAATATACCTGTTACAACAGGTATTGCCAGTGATGAAAAAATCGAAATAGTGAGTGGCCTATCTGAAGGCGACCAGGTTGTAGCGGTGCAGGCTAAGTCTCAATCGACCAGTAGTGGGCAAGGTGGCGGCAAGGGCGGCGGTATGATCCCTGGTCTGGGCCGCTAAAAAAGGGGGGGCTTATGATGTCAATTCTACTTTCGGATGTCACCAAGGTTTATCAACTAGGTGGTGAAACCGTGAGCGCCCTAGCGGGGCTTACATTGAACGTAAACCCCGGTGAATTTACGGCGATTATGGGGCCGTCCGGATCGGGTAAGTCGACTCTGATGAATATTTTAGGCTGCCTTGATCGGCCAACAAGCGGTTCTTACATGCTGGACGGTCAGGAAGTAGCGAAGCTCTCTGATGATGAACTAGCGGTTACACGTAATAAAAAAATCGGTTTTGTATTTCAAAGCTTTAATCTTTTGCCAAGAATGACGACGTTGCAGAATGTGGCGCTTCCCATGGTTTATGCTGGCGTGGATAAAAAAGAGCGTACCGCGCGGGCTGAACAGGTTCTGACTATGGTCGGACTAAAAGAGCGATTGAATCACCAACCTAATGAACTTTCCGGCGGTCAGCGCCAACGTGTCGCTATTGCCCGGGCGCTCATAAATGATCCCACGATTATCATGGCCGACGAACCGACAGGAAATCTCGATACCAAGTCAGGCGATGAAGTCATGGCCATTTTTTCAGAACTCAATTCCCAGGGACGGACGATCATACTCGTTACCCATGAACCGGATATCGCCGAGTATGCGGGGCGGGTAGTCCATGTTCGTGATGGGGTAATTGAGCGCGACGAATGGAAAGTGGGGTGAGTCTATGTTTAGCGAAAGCATCATCATTGCTCTAGATGGACTTAGGGCGAATAAACTCAGGGCTATGCTCACTATGCTGGGAATTATTATCGGCGTGGGTGCAGTTATTGCCATGGTGTCCATTGGTATGGGTGTCAGAGATAAGGTGGAAAGTTCTATTGCCGGACTCGGCAGCAACCTACTCATTGTGCGTCCTGGGGCTGCTTCGACAGGGGGATCCAGGCAAGCCGCCGGATCGGGTATAACACTAAATGAAAAGGACGCGTTGGCTATTGCCAGAGAAGTGTCTGGTGTCAATTTGGTGGCACCTACTGTAGATCGTTCCTACCAGATAGTATTTGGAAACCAAAACTGGACTACCACTGTCCAAGGTACAACATCTGATATCCTGGGGGTGCGTAGTTTCAATGTACAAGAGGGGGCTTTTTTCACCAATCAGGATATTGACACCCGAGCACGGGTGGCTGTGCTTGGAAAAACCGTGGCGGACAACCTGTTTAACGGTGTAAGCCCCGTTGGAAAAACCATCCGGATTAATAAGGCGCCTTTTCGGGTGGTTGGCGTGCTGGAAGGGAAGGGGCAGTCGGCTGGTGGGGGCGACCAGGATGACACAGTAATCATTCCACTGACGACAGCCCAGGAGCGTCTGCTTGGTATAACCTATGTCCAAAGCATCAATGTTCAGGCTACAGGCACCGACGTGGTTAATCAAGTTCAGGAAGATATTACAACGCTTCTGCGGACTCGCCATAAGCTGCCAGTTACCACACCTGATGACTTTAAGGTGCAGAACATGGTTGCCGTCATGGCTACGGCTGATGCAACTACGGGGATGATTACCTTATTGTTAGGCGTTGTTGCCGCATTATCTCTCCTCGTTGGAGGTATCGGCATTATGAATATTATGTTGGTATCAGTTACGGAGCGTACGCGGGAAATTGGCATCAGGAAAGCGCTCGGGGCTCGGTATAGGAATATCTTGTTGCAGTTTCTTATTGAAGCAGTTGTCATTAGTGTTGCCGGTGGGTTACTTGGTATTGCTCTAGGCATAGGTTCGTCGTATGCAATCTCAGCTGTTGCTGGCTGGAAAACAATTATTTCATCTCTTGCTATTATGGCGGCATTTGGTTTCTCTGTTCTGATTGGCTTGTTCTTTGGAATCTATCCGGCCCGCAAAGCAGCTCTTCTTGATCCCATTGAAGCCTTAAGGTATGAATAAACTCGTTTGTAGTTTATAAAATAAAAACAGTAAGGTGCTGACTGATTTTGCAGTTGGCACCATACTGTTTTTTAGGTAACTTTTTTTTATTGTTATACATAGAATGTAGTATTAGATGGAAAGTGCATGAGGAGGAAAATGTCATGGATGATAGAAGGAAACTATGCGGGTGTTGCAAATTAGTTTTTACTACCGTACCAGCCAATCGGCCGCCAACGATTGCCGTACCATTTTGGGCGCAGGCAACAGCTAAAGGCGTTGTATGTGGTGAAGATAATACTGGTCACATAGAAGTTTCAGCACAAGGATTAGTTCCACTAGGGGTTTATACAGTATGGTTTCTTACCGACAGGGGTACCTTTCCTGCGGCGCCAACTAATGCTGCTTTTACCAGTGATGGGGCGGATCCTAATCGATTAGTTGTCAATAGTAATGGCGTTTTAAATTATTATATTGCCCTGCTTGATTTTAATCCTTTTAAAGGTGTTCCGATTACTGGTGGAACAGCAACGATTCAAGGCGTTGCCATTACCTATAATATTGATCGCACAACGCATGGCACATCGCCAGGCACCATGAATGTGACGGCTTTTGATCAAGTTGTGTCGCCGCTTTGTTGCCCGCGCATGGATTAAATTTATTTAAAAAAAAGCTGTGGAAAACCCCGTATATGAGGGTTTTCCACAGCTTTTTTTTTACGATTACTCTACTAAACAGAAGCCGCCTTGACACATGGAAAGTTCAGTATCAGGATCATGTTCCATGGGTAAATTTACGCGAGTTGTCACTTGACAGTCTGCTTTCATGAAGCGAACATCATGGACAATAAACCGATAAATAACTAAGCTATCCTTATTGTCGTCTTTGAAATAGTGTTTCATTTCAGGAATGTCATGGAGCATCATGTCGCGTATAACCTGAAAAGTAGGTGAGCCTGCTTTTGTTTCATCTTTGATCCGTCCATAGATGTTTAGCACTTGCTGTTTTTTATCCAGAAAGCACAATTCAATGCGTGGATTTTTTTTTAGATCAGACACTTTTCTAGAATCATATCGACTAAACAGCCAAATATGTCCTTCTTGATCAATATAGGGTTTCATGGGCCGAACATGAGGACGATTCTCATCGATTGTACCCATAAAGGCCACTTCTGATTTAATGATATCAATGACTTCACTTTCATACATAACACGATAACCTCTCTTAATAATCATTTTTACTTACTAATTATACTATATATCAATCTTGGTTAATAGGCAAGAAAAATCGAGATGAAAAGGATAATATTGGTTATTTAGATTATGGCGCAAAATAATTTGTAGCATGGAAAGCATGCAGAAATTTCAATTATATACAGGATTAAGGCAATTTCTGCTTAATACTTTTGGTACGGTCAGGGGAAAGTTGATAATATTTATTTATAATTAATTGAATATTATGAATCAGTGTCGTAAAATCAAATTAACCAAAAATTGTTCGGATGTTGCTAAGGTATACAATAGGAGGTAAAACCATGAAGAACAAATCTAATCGGACCCCTGCTGAATGTGAAATTAGGTCTATTTTAGACTCTATTCATGAAGCGGTAATTGCTATTAACAAACAGGGTATCATTAATGTTTTTAACGCAGCGGCCCAGCGGATTTTAGGTATGACGTCTAAAGCTATGCTGGGTCACTTTGCTGTTGATGTTATTCCCAGTTCGCGACTGCATACTGTCTTACAGTCAGGTGTTCCTGAACTAAATCAGCAACAACAAATAGGGCCCATGCGAGTACTTACCAGCCGGATACCGCTCCGTAATCAAGAAAATCGGGTGAGCGGAGTGGTAGCTATTTTTCATGACATTACTGAAATCAAGCATCTTACCGAAGAAATAACGGATATCACGGAGATGAAACTACTGCTTGAAGCCATTATTGATTCAACACAGGATGCCATATCCGTAACTGACCAAGAGGGACGTATTATTCTGGTCAATCCTGCTTATACCAAACTAATCGGCTTAAGTCGTGAGGAGGTACTTGGAAAAACAGCGACCATTGATATTCGCAAAGGCGAAAGTATGCACATTCATGTCATGAAAACGCTTGAGCCAGTACGTTATGTTCCACTGCAAGCTGGACCTCAAGGGAAAGAAATCATTGTCAGCGCTGCCCCCATTATTGTAAACGGTCAACTAAGAGGTAGCGTTGCAGTTGCTCATGACATCTCAAAACTTAGACAACTAACTGAAGAATTAGGGCGGGTAAAATCGTTAGTTCGCCAAATTCAAAGCCGCTATACTTTTGACGATATAGTGGCTAAAAGCCCAATTATGCTGAAAACAGTGGAACGTGCCCGCCGAGCGGCGGTTACACCGGTAACGGTACTACTCAATGGTGAAAGCGGCACAGGCAAAGAGCTGTTTGCTCATGCTATTCATCATGCTAGCCAGCACAAAAGCGCTCCATTTATACGTGTTAACTGTGCAGCTATTCCCGAATCCTTATTGGAAAGTGAACTATTTGGTTATGAAGACGGAGCTTTTACTGGTGCCCGTAAAGGCGGTAGAAAGGGATTTTTTGAGGAGGCTAACGGTGGAACCATCTTTCTTGATGAAATTGGTGAAATTCCCTTAACGACGCAAGTAAAATTGCTAAGAGTATTACAGGAAAAAGAAGTTCTGCGTGTAGGCAGTACAAAACCGATACCGCTTTGTATCCGAATTATTGCCGCTACCAATCGCGATCTGGCAGCAATTGTCCAAAACCGCACCTTTCGTGAGGATCTTTATTATCGTATTAATGTTTTCCCCATAACGATTCCGCCTTTACGCAATCGTATTGATGAGTTGCCTGAGCTGTCGCATTTTTTATTAAAAAAACTGAATGAAGAATACGGCCGCAACGTACAAGCCTTATCACCCGATGCACTTGCTATATTATCAGATTATCAGTGGCCAGGAAATGTACGGGAATTGGAAAATGTACTGGCTGGAGGGATGATTAACATGTTATTTAACGAAACGTTAATGTCGGGCAAAGATTTACCTCAATTAGGATCAAAAGCTCAGGCCCCTATCCTTTCATCCAAAGTCAATCAACCCGATGACATGGCATCACAAATTTTGGCACCAACTCTTGAAGAAACTGAGCGCCGCGTTATTATTGCCGCACTTGTTGAAAATAATGGTAATAGAGTGGCAACTGCAAAGCATTTAGGTATATCTATCCGCAATTTATATTACAAGTTAAGCAAATTTCATATTTCTTAAACCGGAAATATAAAAAATTAGCAGTAGATATTTTAAATCACTAAAAACTTTGGCACAAATCTTGCAAATAATATATTGTAACTTAGTTACAATAAGTAGGCGCAAAAATGTAAAGTTGTATTCATCCCAAGAACAATCGTTTAGTCTCAGCTTACAGTTCATTCTTGATATTATAGCAACTGCAGCTATTTGCACTGCAGATGCTTGCAAATGACTGCAAATAATTGCAGTTATTTCCGTAAAGAAAGGAAATGACATCCGAAAATATCGGGCGTGATTTCCTTTTTAGCCTGGTCAGACTGTTGGCATACTAATTGCATTGTAGTAAGTTTAGAAATAATATTCTAATTAGGAGGAATTGAGATATGAAGATTTTTGATTACATTAAAAAATATCAATATGAGCAATTGATTTTTTGCCACGATCCAGCCGCAGGGTTAAAGGCCATCATTTGCATTCACGACACGACACTCGGGCCAGCCTTGGGTGGCACCCGCATGTGGAATTATGCTAGTGAGGAAGAGGCTATTCTAGATGTTTTACGTTTAGCGCGAGGCATGACTTATAAAAATGCCGCTGCGGGACTCAATCTCGGTGGTGCTAAGACGGTGGTTATCGGTGATCCGAAGAAAGATAAGAGTGAAGCTTTATTCCGGGCACTTGGCCGCTACATTCAGGGTTTAAGTGGCCGTTATATTACCGCCGAAGATGTTGGTACTTGTGTGGAAGATATGGACTATATTAAAATGGAAACCAATTATGTCGCAGGATTAACATCAACAGTCCACTCTAGCGGCGATCCATCACCAGTGACAGCATATGGAACGTGGAAAGGCATCAAGGCTTGCGCGAGCGAAACTTGGGGCAGTGATTCGATGGAAGGCAGGACTATTGCCATACAAGGGTTGGGGCATGTCGGCTTCGCACTGTGCAAGTTACTGCATGACGAGGGCGCCAAATTAATTGTTACGGATATTAACGAAGGCAATGTAATGCGCGCGGTTACTGAGTTTGGTGCAAAAGCAGTTCAGGCTAACGAAATTTATGGCGTCGACTGTGATATTTTCTCACCCTGTGCTTTGGGAGCGATCATTAATGACGATACAATTCCTCAATTTAAATGTCGAATTATCGCTGGTTCAGCTAATAATCAACTGAAAGAAGAACGTCATGGTGATGTTATCACTAACAAAGGCATTCTTTATGCGCCTGATTTTATTATCAATGCCGGTGGTGTAATCAATATCTATGACGAAATGCTTGAGGGAGGCTACTGTCCTGATCGGGCGTTAAGAAAAGTGGAGTCTGTTTATGGTAATGTGAAACAGGTTATTGCCATTTCCAAGCGCGACAAGATACCAACCTACCAAGCTGCCGACATATTAGCGGAAGAGCGTATTAAAACCATAGGCCGAGTGAGGAAAACTTATCTGTAGATAGGAAAGGCTTACAAGACTATTTAATCTTGTAGTCCTTGCATGGGCCGATTTACGTGCTGAGCGTGCGGCGGCTGAGGCAGTCGATTAATTCCATATTGTATTAGGGTACAGGTATTTACTTTTTGGTATTTTTTTCTTTGAATAAGTTTTCATATAACGTCAAATTATAACGGTAGGCTTCCTAAAAAATATTATTGGAGGTGCCTGTCGATGGGAAAAGTGATGTCGGAAGAAACGAAATATAAATTAGCACACGATCTTGGTTTTGGCGAGAAAGTCGAAGACAATGACTGGAGCGATGTTACTACGGGTGAAGTTGGCTCGATGGTTAGAGAAGCCATCAAACGTGGTAGCGAAGTAGTAGAAAAAGAAGCGCAAGCGGAAAATGGTGTAGCTCATCAAAATGCTAAATAGATAAAGATGACCTGAAGTTATTTGGACTTCGGGTCATTTTTTGTTGCGTCACATGCCTGCCATTGGTGCCATGTGACGCAACAATCCTCTGTCTCGGTTTAGACCGGAGTAGAGGATTGCTTATGTTTGTAAAACATTCTATAAAGAAAAAACTGCTATTTATCACTAGCAGATTTTTTGGCGTATTTAAGGCGGATAAATTTATTTAGGTGCATGGAAGCTCTTCCGCCACAACAACGGTTTTTATATTTTCCGTTGGGCGGATAGTCCGTTTTATTTACTTTCTCACTGGTCTGATATACTTAAAAAACCGTTCCGGATTGTGATAAAAGTATATTATTCTACCGGGGGAAGTATCAAAGCAGTAGCCAGTGCCTGCAAAATCAAAAGTTGCCATTGCCTTTTCAATTTTTTCCTCTACTCTACGATTTTCCTGCTCATAATCAAATGGCCCATGTTCAAAAACAATATACTCGGCCTCGGGAACATCAATCATAAGCATTTGTGGCGGTACTTCGCCTTTATAATCTAAAGGAAGACGTGTACCGTAACACTCTGTGCGTGGAATACCCCAATCGCAGAGTCTGCCGTCCGGGTCGTTAATGTACGCCATAATCTGACCGCTGTCGCCGTTAGATTCGCTCCCGCCATCGTCATCCAATTTGCCCTTGATACTATCGAGTAAGCCGCAAATTGTTTCACAGTCCTGTCCCGGAATAAGACTTTGCTTTTGCCAAAAATCCCAATACCCATTACTCTCATAGTTCTTAATGTGCAAAAATTTATGTGCGGGAATGGTTACAAAATAAATTTTAATATCATCTGTAGATTTCATCATACCAATCTCTCCTAATCCTAAAAAGTAGCGGTCGAAAGGGTTTATTTTTGTACGAAGAACGACAGGCTTAGGCTTTTTTCGGTATTCACTTGGAGTTACACCATATGTTCCCTTGAAAGCTCTGGTAAAAGCTTCATGTGATGAAAAACCATAATTAAAAGCAATATCCAAAAGGCTTTTTTCACTATCCCGAACCTCTTTTAGTGCAAAGGCTAATTTCCTATGCCGCAGATAATCCCTAAATTGCATATCCGATATTTCTTTGAATTTTCTCGTTGTATAAAATTCGGAATAACCCAACCTGCGAGAAAGAAAGCGTAGTGTCAAGGCTTCATCATTATAATTTTTAATACATTTGTCAATTTCATCAACGATTATTTGAATTTGTTTCTTCC containing:
- a CDS encoding helix-turn-helix transcriptional regulator, translating into MYEWKKQIQIIVDEIDKCIKNYNDEALTLRFLSRRLGYSEFYTTRKFKEISDMQFRDYLRHRKLAFALKEVRDSEKSLLDIAFNYGFSSHEAFTRAFKGTYGVTPSEYRKKPKPVVLRTKINPFDRYFLGLGEIGMMKSTDDIKIYFVTIPAHKFLHIKNYESNGYWDFWQKQSLIPGQDCETICGLLDSIKGKLDDDGGSESNGDSGQIMAYINDPDGRLCDWGIPRTECYGTRLPLDYKGEVPPQMLMIDVPEAEYIVFEHGPFDYEQENRRVEEKIEKAMATFDFAGTGYCFDTSPGRIIYFYHNPERFFKYIRPVRK